A window of Nomascus leucogenys isolate Asia chromosome X, Asia_NLE_v1, whole genome shotgun sequence contains these coding sequences:
- the RTL4 gene encoding LOW QUALITY PROTEIN: retrotransposon Gag-like protein 4 (The sequence of the model RefSeq protein was modified relative to this genomic sequence to represent the inferred CDS: inserted 1 base in 1 codon; substituted 1 base at 1 genomic stop codon): MEKCTKSPPTMQVEPSFLQAENLILRPQMQHPTTENTAKRGQVMPALATTVMPVPYSLEHLTQFHGDPANCSEFLTQVTTYLTALQISNPANDAQIKLFFDYLSQQLESCGNISGPDKSTLLKQYENFILEFQQSFGKPTKQEMNPLMNAKFDKGDNSSQQDPTTFHLLAQNLICNXNQSGQFEKALTDPNQDEESVTDMMDNLPDLITQCIQLDKKHSDRPELLQSETQLPLLASLIQHQAFFSPTDPPPKKGPIQLREGQLPLTPAKRAHQLETHLCLYCSQCGHFTRDCLAKRSXAPATTNNTAHQ, translated from the exons ATGGAGAAGTGCACGAAATCACCACCTACCATGCAGGTAGAGCCTTCCTTTCTTCAGGCAGAGAATCTGATTCTGCGGCCTCAAATGCAGCATCCAACCACGGAGAACACTGCTAAAAGGGGCCAAGTCATGCCTGCCCTGGCCACCACAGTGATGCCTGTACCATACTCACTTGAGCATCTCACCCAGTTTCATGGTGACCCTGCCAATTGCTCAGAGTTCCTCACTCAGGTGACTACCTACTTGACAGCTCTCCAGATCTCTAATCCTGCAAATGATGCCCAGATCAAACTCTTTTTTGATTACCTATCTCAGCAGTTAGAAAGTTGTGGGAACATATCTGGGCCTGACAAGAGTACTTTACTGAAGCAATATGAGAATTTTATTCTTGAGTTCCAGCAGTCATTTGGTAAACCCACAAAACAGGAAATGAACCCTCTGATGAATGCTAAGTTTGACAAAGGGGACAACTCCTCTCAACAGGACCCTACTACTTTCCATCTCCTTGCTCAAAATCTGATTTGTA GAAACCAAAGTGGTCAGTTCGAAAAGGCACTAACTGATCCCAACCAGGATGAAGAGAGTGTCACTGATATGATGGACAATCTTCCAGACCTGATCACTCAGTGCATTCAGTTGGACAAGAAACATAGTGACAGGCCAGAGCTCCTACAGTCAGAGACCCAGCTCCCATTGTTGGCTTCCTTGATCCAACACCAAGCCTTCTTTAGCCCTACAGATCCACCACCCAAGAAAGGGCCTATACAGCTGCGAGAAGGCCAGCTGCCTCTCACCCCAGCCAAACGAGCCCACCAGCTAGAAACTCATTTGTGCCTCTACTGCAGCCAATGTGGTCACTTCACAAGAGATTGCCTTGCCAAACGTTCTTGAGCTCCAGCAACGACAAATAACACAGCTCACCAGTAA